A region of Marinomonas maritima DNA encodes the following proteins:
- a CDS encoding IS3 family transposase (programmed frameshift) produces the protein MSGKRYTDEFKIEAVKQVTERGYKIAEVAERLGVSYKSMHDWIARYSKPEANRKADDSALSEIQQLKAELKRVTEERDIPKGGRRVLCRGVKEKYTFIKSRLHDYSIVVLCRTLQVHRSGFYAWLSCPKSRREQEDDQLAIDIKTHWLESGCVYGYRNITKDLKGEGKSCGKNRVLRVMRREGLKALIGYKRRPVFYSGSERNTAPNTLNREFIVPEPDQVWVTDFTYIRTKEGWLYVTVAVDLFSRLIVGWSMRSRATAESVIDALLMAIWRRRPTKRVLVHSDQGAQYTSKDWQTFLKDNNLEASMSRRGNCHDNAVAESFFSLLKKERVRNRTYKTRSDARSEIFDYIECFYNPKRHHGSNNGLSPLQYEKRYFTELETV, from the exons ATGAGTGGAAAACGTTATACCGATGAGTTCAAAATTGAAGCCGTTAAACAAGTCACTGAGCGCGGCTATAAGATTGCAGAAGTGGCTGAGCGACTTGGCGTTAGTTACAAAAGTATGCATGATTGGATTGCCCGATACAGCAAACCTGAAGCGAATAGAAAAGCGGACGATTCAGCTCTGTCGGAGATTCAGCAACTCAAAGCTGAACTTAAACGGGTGACCGAAGAGAGGGACATTC CTAAAGGAGGCCGCCGTGTACTTTGCCGGGGAGTCAAAGAAAAGTACACGTTCATAAAATCACGGCTCCATGACTATTCTATTGTTGTCTTGTGTCGAACGCTGCAAGTCCATAGGAGCGGTTTTTATGCTTGGCTAAGTTGTCCAAAAAGTCGACGAGAACAAGAAGATGACCAACTTGCCATCGACATTAAAACGCACTGGCTTGAGAGTGGTTGTGTTTACGGCTACCGCAATATCACCAAAGACCTAAAAGGAGAAGGTAAGTCTTGTGGGAAGAATCGAGTGCTAAGGGTAATGCGCCGTGAGGGTCTAAAAGCGCTAATAGGCTACAAACGTCGCCCTGTTTTTTATAGTGGTTCTGAGCGTAACACGGCCCCCAATACACTAAATAGAGAGTTTATTGTCCCAGAACCAGATCAAGTATGGGTAACCGATTTTACGTACATCCGGACAAAAGAAGGCTGGCTTTACGTGACCGTCGCTGTTGATCTATTTTCTAGATTGATCGTAGGATGGTCGATGAGATCAAGGGCGACAGCGGAGTCCGTTATTGATGCTTTACTCATGGCTATTTGGCGACGACGCCCCACAAAAAGAGTACTAGTACACTCAGATCAAGGGGCTCAATATACCTCGAAAGATTGGCAAACCTTCTTAAAAGATAATAATCTGGAAGCCAGTATGAGTCGTCGTGGTAACTGCCATGATAATGCCGTTGCGGAAAGCTTTTTCTCATTGTTAAAAAAAGAAAGAGTGCGCAATCGAACCTACAAAACAAGAAGCGATGCTCGCTCAGAGATTTTTGATTATATCGAATGCTTTTATAATCCAAAGCGTCACCATGGATCAAATAATGGATTATCGCCACTGCAATATGAGAAGCGATATTTTACGGAGCTAGAAACTGTCTAG
- a CDS encoding zinc transporter ZntB, whose amino-acid sequence MSEFVVHNLELDGEGGATSLPSSDLPKTLPIQGCRWVHIDCREEKGRNWLSSLEGIPETVVEALFAEETRPRTIKMGKGLLLTLRGVNLNPESNPSDMVSLRLWVTPNFIISSRRRRLLSVQDVVRDLVNNEGPTSTADIVATLTETLTGRMAKVITGLEDELADLEESIGEGIEVGQRDSLVQRRLETIRLRRFLVPQKEAINKLSQESSSWMTVDQSAQVQEAANDITRYVEGLESLRERCLLMQEEFANLQAEKMNARMYVLSILSGIFMPLGFLTGLFGINIGGMPGTDSSAAFWLFCTVLVVLGGGQFILMRRSRWF is encoded by the coding sequence ATGTCTGAGTTTGTTGTACACAATTTAGAGCTTGATGGTGAAGGTGGAGCAACGTCATTACCTTCGTCAGACTTGCCTAAGACGCTACCCATTCAAGGTTGTCGATGGGTGCATATAGATTGCCGTGAAGAAAAAGGACGAAATTGGCTGTCGAGTTTAGAAGGCATTCCTGAAACCGTGGTGGAGGCTTTGTTTGCAGAAGAGACGCGACCTCGAACCATTAAAATGGGGAAAGGTTTGTTGCTGACGTTGCGGGGAGTCAATTTAAATCCAGAGTCGAATCCGTCCGATATGGTGTCTTTACGACTTTGGGTAACACCGAATTTTATTATCTCTAGTCGCCGTCGCAGATTGTTGTCTGTGCAAGACGTGGTGAGGGATCTTGTTAACAATGAAGGCCCGACGAGTACGGCAGATATAGTGGCGACATTAACCGAAACGCTGACAGGTCGAATGGCAAAGGTTATTACCGGCCTAGAAGATGAGCTTGCAGATTTGGAAGAGAGTATCGGCGAAGGTATTGAAGTGGGGCAGCGAGATTCTTTGGTTCAGCGTCGACTTGAAACGATCCGTCTAAGGCGCTTTTTAGTCCCTCAAAAAGAGGCTATAAATAAATTGTCTCAGGAGTCTTCATCATGGATGACGGTAGATCAATCCGCCCAAGTTCAAGAAGCAGCCAATGATATTACTCGCTATGTAGAAGGTTTAGAGTCACTGCGTGAGCGTTGTCTTCTTATGCAAGAGGAATTTGCCAATTTACAGGCGGAGAAAATGAACGCTCGAATGTATGTGCTTTCTATTTTGTCGGGCATTTTTATGCCACTTGGCTTTTTAACAGGATTGTTTGGCATCAATATCGGTGGCATGCCAGGTACTGATAGCAGCGCGGCATTTTGGTTGTTTTGTACGGTATTGGTGGTTTTAGGGGGGGGGCAGTTTATTCTGATGCGGCGCAGTCGCTGGTTTTAA
- a CDS encoding tyrosine-type recombinase/integrase produces the protein MLTDTKIRNLKPKDKLYKINDRDGLYVAVTAAGTKSFRYNYSINGRQETITFGRYGNGGISLAEAREQLGEAKRLISNGRSPAKEKARSKARVKDAATFGAWAEAWFRGYQMADSTRDMRRSVYERELKAKFGTLQLTEITHEDLRMLTNRIVERGAPATAVHAREILMQVFRWAMERGQKVENPADHVRPNSIARFQPRDRSLSPEEIGVMYKYLEKVGTSPVNRAAAKLLLLTMVRKGELCQAKWSEINFSEALWSIPKERMKRRKPHLVFLSRQALDLLIALKTFAGGSEYVLPSRYDTDQPMSNATINLVLKYTFQAAQKDGIPMEKFGPHDLRRTASTLLHEAGYNSDWIEKCLAHEQKGVRAIYNKAEYREQRAAMLQDWADMIDEWVGDNHIK, from the coding sequence ATGCTGACCGATACCAAGATCAGAAATCTAAAGCCAAAAGATAAACTCTACAAAATCAATGACCGTGATGGCCTGTACGTGGCCGTCACCGCAGCGGGTACTAAGTCCTTTCGATACAACTATTCAATCAATGGACGCCAGGAAACGATTACCTTTGGTCGCTATGGCAATGGTGGCATCAGTCTAGCAGAAGCCCGTGAACAGCTTGGAGAGGCGAAGAGACTTATTTCGAACGGAAGATCTCCTGCAAAGGAAAAAGCCCGCAGCAAGGCTCGTGTGAAAGATGCTGCAACGTTTGGGGCTTGGGCGGAGGCGTGGTTTCGAGGTTATCAAATGGCGGACTCCACACGTGATATGCGTCGTTCAGTATACGAGCGTGAGCTGAAGGCAAAATTCGGTACTCTACAGCTAACAGAAATCACCCATGAAGATTTGCGGATGCTGACTAATCGAATCGTTGAACGAGGTGCGCCGGCCACGGCTGTACATGCCCGTGAAATACTCATGCAAGTGTTTCGTTGGGCCATGGAGCGTGGTCAGAAAGTAGAGAACCCTGCCGATCATGTGCGCCCTAACTCTATTGCTCGTTTTCAGCCGAGGGACCGTTCGCTTTCGCCGGAAGAAATTGGCGTGATGTACAAATACCTGGAGAAAGTTGGTACCAGTCCAGTTAACCGCGCAGCGGCCAAATTACTATTACTCACCATGGTGCGAAAAGGGGAACTGTGCCAAGCGAAATGGAGTGAGATCAACTTTAGCGAAGCCCTTTGGAGTATTCCTAAAGAGCGTATGAAACGCCGTAAACCTCACCTGGTGTTCCTATCACGACAAGCATTAGATCTACTGATTGCGTTAAAGACTTTTGCTGGCGGCTCAGAATATGTTTTACCGTCTCGCTACGACACTGACCAACCTATGAGTAATGCCACGATCAATCTGGTGCTGAAATACACCTTCCAGGCTGCTCAAAAAGACGGTATACCGATGGAAAAGTTCGGCCCACACGACCTACGCCGCACAGCAAGCACCTTGCTCCATGAAGCGGGTTATAACAGTGACTGGATCGAGAAATGTCTAGCCCATGAACAGAAAGGCGTCAGAGCCATCTACAACAAAGCCGAGTACCGAGAGCAGCGCGCGGCCATGTTGCAGGATTGGGCGGATATGATTGATGAGTGGGTTGGTGATAATCATATTAAATAA
- the rpiA gene encoding ribose-5-phosphate isomerase RpiA, with protein MTQDELKQAVAKAAVDYILPMLEADTIVGVGTGSTANLFIDELAKHKSIFDGTVASSEASATRLKKHGIPVYDLNSVDSIRVYVDGADESNDNLHLIKGGGAALTREKIVAACSDEFVCIADESKLVKVLGDFPLPVEIIPMARGHVARELVKLGGDPVYREGVVTDNGNYILDVYNLDILDPIALEKSIDGIVGVVTNGLFAKRSADVLLLATKDGIKTLKR; from the coding sequence ATGACTCAAGACGAATTAAAGCAAGCGGTTGCCAAAGCCGCCGTTGATTATATTCTCCCTATGTTAGAGGCCGATACAATTGTCGGTGTTGGCACAGGTTCTACGGCGAATCTTTTTATTGATGAATTGGCAAAGCACAAAAGCATCTTTGACGGGACTGTCGCAAGTTCTGAAGCGTCTGCAACACGCCTAAAAAAACACGGCATTCCAGTCTATGATTTAAACAGCGTCGATAGTATTCGTGTTTATGTGGACGGCGCAGATGAATCCAATGACAACTTGCACCTCATCAAAGGCGGTGGCGCGGCATTGACCCGTGAAAAAATCGTCGCGGCATGCAGCGATGAATTTGTTTGTATTGCTGACGAGTCAAAACTCGTAAAGGTGTTAGGCGACTTTCCATTACCAGTAGAAATCATTCCTATGGCTCGCGGGCATGTGGCACGTGAACTAGTAAAACTGGGCGGAGATCCAGTTTATCGCGAAGGCGTCGTCACTGATAACGGCAACTACATACTTGATGTCTACAATTTAGACATTCTTGACCCTATCGCTTTAGAGAAAAGCATTGATGGGATCGTTGGTGTAGTAACAAATGGATTATTCGCAAAACGCTCTGCAGATGTTTTATTGCTAGCAACCAAAGACGGCATTAAAACGCTAAAGCGATAG
- the ilvA gene encoding threonine ammonia-lyase, biosynthetic — MPHTMIKKILQARVYDVAVETPLSRANQLSTRLGNEIILKREDLQPVFSFKIRGAYNKICQLTPEERARGVIAASAGNHAQGLALAAKKLGIQATIVMPATTPEVKVNAVRNHGAEVVLFGDAFDEASAKSLEIMAKTGQVYVHPFDDLDTIAGQGTIGMEILHQHEGNIDAIFIPVGGGGLIAGVSAYIKYLRPDIKIIGVEPVDAACLKVALENGKPTRLAQVGIFAEGVAVAEIGKHTFAIAKNTVDEVITVTTDEMCAAIKDIYDDTRAITEPAGACALAGLKKYIEREDAKGQTLIAINSGANVNFDRLRHVSERAELGEKREAIIAVKIPEHPGSFKDFCQALVGRNITEFNYRYGDDQQAAIFVGVALGGSPHSRKELLEDLKDYEITDLTDDETSKVHVRHMIGGHLRSDKGELLYSFEFPERPGALLKFLNTLGGQWNISMFHYRNHGDAYGRVLVGLQAVGEEADVTHFLDELGYPYQDENNNEACKLFFR; from the coding sequence ATGCCCCATACCATGATCAAAAAAATTCTACAGGCGCGCGTTTATGACGTTGCCGTAGAAACACCATTGTCTCGTGCCAATCAGTTATCGACTCGATTAGGTAATGAGATTATTTTGAAACGAGAAGATTTACAGCCTGTTTTCTCTTTCAAAATTCGTGGGGCATACAATAAAATTTGTCAGTTAACACCAGAAGAACGTGCTCGGGGCGTGATTGCTGCTTCAGCGGGAAATCATGCTCAAGGTTTGGCGTTGGCGGCAAAAAAACTTGGCATCCAAGCAACGATTGTGATGCCTGCGACTACGCCAGAAGTGAAGGTCAACGCAGTTCGTAATCATGGTGCTGAAGTGGTTTTATTTGGTGATGCCTTTGATGAAGCGTCTGCAAAATCCCTTGAAATTATGGCGAAGACAGGTCAGGTCTATGTTCATCCATTTGATGATCTGGATACGATCGCAGGACAAGGCACAATCGGCATGGAAATCCTCCATCAACATGAAGGCAATATCGATGCTATTTTTATTCCCGTTGGTGGTGGTGGTTTAATCGCCGGTGTATCTGCCTACATTAAATACCTTCGTCCAGACATTAAGATTATCGGCGTTGAGCCCGTCGATGCAGCCTGTTTAAAGGTCGCCTTGGAAAACGGCAAACCGACTCGCTTGGCGCAAGTCGGTATATTTGCTGAAGGGGTCGCTGTAGCGGAAATTGGTAAACATACCTTTGCGATCGCCAAAAATACAGTTGATGAAGTGATTACCGTTACTACCGATGAAATGTGCGCGGCGATAAAAGACATCTACGATGATACTCGTGCGATTACTGAACCAGCAGGCGCGTGTGCTTTAGCGGGTTTAAAAAAATACATTGAGCGAGAAGATGCGAAAGGCCAAACATTGATTGCCATCAATAGTGGTGCGAACGTGAACTTTGATCGCCTTCGCCATGTATCTGAGCGGGCGGAACTAGGCGAAAAGCGTGAAGCGATTATTGCCGTAAAAATTCCAGAACATCCTGGTAGTTTTAAAGATTTTTGTCAGGCGTTGGTTGGTCGAAACATTACCGAATTTAACTATCGTTATGGTGATGATCAACAAGCGGCAATTTTTGTCGGCGTGGCGTTAGGCGGTAGCCCGCACAGTCGAAAAGAGTTGTTAGAAGATCTAAAAGACTACGAAATTACGGACTTAACCGATGACGAAACCTCGAAGGTTCATGTTCGTCATATGATTGGCGGGCATTTGCGCAGCGATAAGGGCGAATTGCTTTATAGCTTTGAGTTTCCAGAACGTCCTGGTGCGTTGTTGAAATTCTTAAATACGCTGGGTGGACAATGGAATATCTCCATGTTCCATTATCGTAATCACGGCGATGCCTACGGCCGAGTCTTAGTTGGTTTGCAGGCGGTTGGTGAGGAAGCGGATGTGACGCATTTCTTAGATGAACTTGGTTATCCTTATCAGGACGAAAATAACAACGAAGCTTGCAAGCTGTTCTTTCGCTAA
- the sfsA gene encoding DNA/RNA nuclease SfsA, whose protein sequence is MKFPTPLIEGKLIKRYKRFLSDIQLPNGDVVVAHCPNTGSMKRCQQDGARVWLSKSNNPKRKLAYTWELVEVDEKYLACINTGYPNKLVGEAIANDVIKELSGYAEQKAEVKYGEKSRIDWLLTGEDGRKCYVEVKNVTLLEEDGRGYFPDAVTGRGRKHFYELAKMVEEGHRAVMFFCVSHTGIDSVTPAAHIDEKYAKAFEEVIARGVEVLAYNVTINQNEMTVLARVPVLMPVFD, encoded by the coding sequence GTGAAATTTCCAACTCCTTTAATAGAAGGGAAATTGATAAAGCGTTATAAACGGTTTTTATCAGATATCCAGTTGCCGAATGGCGACGTCGTCGTTGCTCATTGCCCGAATACGGGGTCAATGAAGCGCTGTCAGCAAGATGGTGCTCGGGTTTGGTTGTCTAAGAGCAATAACCCGAAGCGCAAACTGGCTTATACGTGGGAATTGGTCGAGGTAGATGAAAAGTATTTGGCTTGCATTAATACGGGTTATCCGAACAAATTAGTGGGTGAGGCGATTGCCAATGACGTGATAAAAGAGCTTTCGGGTTACGCCGAGCAAAAAGCCGAAGTGAAGTATGGCGAGAAAAGTCGTATTGATTGGCTGCTGACGGGTGAAGATGGTCGTAAGTGCTATGTCGAGGTGAAAAACGTTACTTTATTAGAAGAAGACGGGCGTGGTTATTTTCCTGATGCGGTAACGGGGCGTGGGCGTAAGCATTTCTATGAGTTGGCAAAAATGGTAGAAGAAGGGCATCGCGCGGTTATGTTCTTTTGTGTGAGCCATACAGGCATCGATTCTGTTACGCCCGCGGCGCATATTGATGAAAAGTATGCGAAAGCATTTGAAGAAGTTATCGCTAGAGGGGTTGAGGTGTTGGCTTATAATGTGACAATTAATCAAAATGAGATGACGGTTTTAGCTCGTGTTCCTGTGTTAATGCCTGTATTTGATTAG
- a CDS encoding DUF4056 domain-containing protein produces MSSRGDIIGKSDYSFDDTKYGLIYTKQCGWIDLGHAYPSNGRGDGALYLWKKILRESSESASGGDDFIVSYHQKMSALKRNISVGIKKRYSIQKGLNLSQKKSVFMSIVLDVSHDFEALQGNWIFRNVTNSGFSAEDLISNLISVYRSIDPSTDYIELCEPIEKDPALKIWDTYGPVGERKNKTIKPYLFPLDLRGQPDQKNLPSFLNTINISKADGLFEVLK; encoded by the coding sequence ATGTCTAGTCGCGGAGACATCATAGGAAAAAGTGATTATTCATTTGATGATACAAAATACGGTCTTATCTACACCAAACAGTGTGGCTGGATAGATCTCGGGCATGCATACCCTAGTAATGGAAGAGGAGATGGGGCTCTTTATCTCTGGAAAAAAATACTTAGGGAGAGCTCTGAGTCTGCTTCTGGTGGCGATGATTTTATTGTGTCTTACCATCAAAAAATGTCAGCTCTAAAAAGAAATATCTCAGTAGGAATTAAAAAGAGGTACTCTATACAAAAAGGGCTTAACCTATCGCAAAAAAAATCGGTATTTATGTCCATTGTTCTCGATGTATCACATGATTTTGAAGCTTTGCAGGGCAATTGGATTTTCAGAAACGTAACTAATAGTGGGTTTAGTGCAGAAGATTTGATTTCAAATCTCATATCTGTCTACCGATCAATTGATCCATCTACTGATTATATTGAACTATGTGAGCCAATTGAAAAAGACCCAGCTCTGAAAATTTGGGACACTTACGGCCCTGTAGGTGAGCGCAAAAATAAGACGATAAAGCCATATTTGTTCCCGTTAGATTTAAGAGGGCAACCTGATCAGAAAAATCTGCCAAGCTTTTTAAATACGATCAATATTTCTAAGGCTGATGGCCTTTTCGAGGTTCTTAAATGA
- a CDS encoding class 1 fructose-bisphosphatase, translating into MQNLFNVLASSSTPQTLQTVLTVTTDTCIAISDALKQGSLAGILGMAGNENVQGEEQKKLDVISNNMLKDALIACPAVRAIASEEEDYIVPANTDGEYFIAFDPLDGSSNIDINAMVGTIFSIYRQTGDKPATEKDFLIPGKEQVAAGYVLYGPSTMLVLTTGDGVNMFTYDPTKHVFTLTNERIQVAKETQEFAINMSNQRFWSPSMQHYVNDLVKGKEGDRGKNFNMRWVAAMVGDVHRILCRGGIFIYPWDKKDPSKAGKLRLMYEANPMAMLLEQAGGKAHTHTQRILDIQPEAIHQRVAVILGAANEVDKCLSY; encoded by the coding sequence ATGCAAAATCTATTCAATGTTTTAGCATCCAGTTCAACACCGCAAACATTACAAACAGTTTTAACGGTAACCACGGACACCTGCATCGCCATTTCGGATGCGCTAAAACAAGGTTCTCTTGCGGGTATTTTAGGTATGGCTGGTAATGAAAATGTTCAAGGAGAAGAACAAAAGAAACTGGATGTTATTTCTAACAATATGCTGAAAGACGCCTTGATTGCTTGTCCTGCGGTTAGAGCAATCGCATCAGAAGAAGAAGACTACATCGTACCAGCCAACACCGATGGAGAGTATTTCATCGCATTCGATCCGTTAGATGGTTCGTCGAACATCGACATTAATGCAATGGTTGGCACCATCTTTTCAATTTATCGTCAAACTGGAGACAAGCCAGCAACAGAAAAAGACTTCCTCATTCCAGGAAAAGAGCAAGTTGCCGCGGGTTATGTCCTTTACGGACCTTCTACCATGCTGGTTCTGACCACAGGCGATGGCGTCAACATGTTTACTTATGATCCCACAAAACACGTATTCACACTGACGAATGAGAGAATTCAGGTCGCTAAAGAAACTCAAGAGTTCGCCATCAACATGTCTAACCAACGTTTCTGGTCTCCAAGTATGCAGCACTATGTGAATGACCTAGTGAAGGGAAAAGAAGGTGATCGCGGTAAAAACTTCAATATGCGTTGGGTTGCAGCCATGGTAGGTGACGTTCATCGTATCCTTTGTCGTGGTGGCATCTTTATTTACCCTTGGGATAAAAAAGATCCTTCTAAAGCAGGTAAATTACGCCTTATGTACGAAGCAAATCCTATGGCAATGTTACTAGAACAGGCTGGCGGTAAAGCGCATACACACACTCAACGTATACTCGATATACAACCAGAAGCAATACATCAACGTGTTGCCGTCATTCTGGGTGCAGCCAATGAAGTGGATAAGTGTCTGAGTTATTAA